A section of the Gloeobacter violaceus PCC 7421 genome encodes:
- a CDS encoding glycosyltransferase family 2 protein: MDQHHPPRVTIGIPVYNGADYLEQALESVIHQTFTDLDILIFDNGSTDRTPAICHAYAKHDRRIRLYRSDKNLGAAYSQSEVVRLSNSEYFKWAHHDDVCAPALIERCVEVLDREPGVVVCYASTCFIDAQGHPIKDDRVHFDCHSQHSHTRFRHVLHCFYRQSAFSNPLFGLMRTAALKQTRLIASYPSSDRVMLAELALYGEYYELPERLFFRRDHPQRSVLAHRTIREVDKWFNPNQKDRILPVNWVWLGEYLKSVHRARMNAFERLACYMHMCEWSLWNGKGLVRDLLTQVPQAALKKVAGLTGSLFG, from the coding sequence ATGGACCAGCACCACCCGCCCCGCGTCACGATCGGCATCCCGGTATACAACGGCGCCGATTATCTCGAACAGGCCCTCGAATCGGTGATCCACCAGACTTTTACAGACCTCGATATCCTCATCTTCGACAACGGTTCTACCGATCGGACGCCGGCGATCTGCCACGCCTACGCCAAGCACGACCGGCGCATCCGCCTCTACCGCAGCGACAAAAACCTCGGGGCGGCCTACAGCCAGAGCGAGGTGGTTCGCCTCAGCAACAGCGAATACTTCAAATGGGCGCACCACGACGATGTCTGTGCTCCTGCCCTCATCGAGCGCTGCGTGGAGGTGCTCGACCGCGAACCGGGCGTGGTCGTCTGCTACGCGAGCACCTGCTTCATCGACGCCCAGGGCCACCCGATCAAAGACGATCGGGTGCACTTCGACTGCCACTCACAGCACTCCCACACCCGTTTCCGGCATGTGTTGCACTGTTTCTACCGGCAATCGGCCTTCAGCAACCCGCTCTTTGGGCTGATGCGCACAGCAGCCCTCAAGCAGACCCGGCTGATTGCCAGCTATCCGTCTTCCGACCGGGTGATGCTTGCCGAACTAGCTCTGTACGGCGAGTATTACGAGTTGCCCGAGCGGCTGTTTTTCCGCCGGGATCATCCCCAGCGCTCTGTGCTCGCCCACCGCACCATCCGCGAGGTGGACAAGTGGTTCAATCCGAATCAGAAAGACCGCATCCTCCCGGTGAACTGGGTGTGGCTCGGGGAGTACCTCAAATCGGTGCACCGCGCCCGCATGAACGCCTTCGAACGGCTGGCCTGCTACATGCATATGTGCGAGTGGAGCCTCTGGAACGGTAAGGGGCTGGTGCGGGATTTGCTCACCCAGGTGCCGCAGGCCGCCTTGAAAAAAGTCGCAGGGCTCACCGGCTCGCTGTTCGGCTGA
- a CDS encoding sulfotransferase domain-containing protein, with protein sequence MAQTRSYPVRTEAGVLPNLVIAGVMKAGTTSLHTYMAQHPEVCASSKKETCYFLPLRYDKPIAPIEQYHFNFKHYSGERYAMEATPGYFDGGRKVAQAIRSTLGPTRVMIVLREPVERLFSFYHFEKAMFFLDSEIDFDRYIELCVAMPEEQVRIQTNHKFWGVRGGFYTDYLEEWYDVFGDDLRVYFFDELKREPLALLNKIYTWLGIEPFIPPALTVENKTVNYKNAFLHKAALQWNRKFERFLRSYPFLKDALRRVYFHFNGQPFEERMSQKARTCLQAIYAPYNQRLAALLHRRSYTNLPDWLAPAATSSQR encoded by the coding sequence ATGGCTCAGACTCGTAGTTACCCCGTGCGCACCGAGGCCGGTGTGCTTCCGAATCTGGTGATTGCCGGTGTGATGAAAGCCGGAACCACTTCGCTGCACACCTACATGGCCCAGCACCCGGAGGTGTGCGCCTCGAGCAAAAAGGAGACCTGCTACTTTCTGCCGCTGCGCTACGACAAACCGATTGCACCCATCGAGCAGTACCACTTCAACTTCAAGCACTACAGCGGCGAGCGCTACGCGATGGAGGCGACCCCCGGCTACTTCGACGGCGGGCGCAAGGTGGCCCAGGCCATCCGGAGCACCCTGGGACCTACCCGGGTAATGATCGTCTTGCGCGAGCCGGTGGAGCGGCTGTTTTCGTTTTATCACTTCGAGAAGGCGATGTTCTTTCTCGACAGCGAGATCGATTTTGATCGCTATATCGAACTGTGCGTGGCGATGCCCGAGGAGCAAGTCCGCATCCAGACCAACCACAAGTTCTGGGGGGTGCGCGGCGGCTTCTACACCGACTATCTGGAGGAGTGGTACGACGTGTTCGGCGACGATTTGCGGGTCTATTTTTTTGACGAACTCAAGCGCGAACCTCTGGCTTTGTTGAACAAAATTTATACCTGGCTGGGCATCGAACCGTTCATCCCTCCAGCACTCACCGTCGAGAATAAAACCGTCAACTATAAAAATGCCTTTCTGCATAAAGCGGCACTCCAGTGGAACCGCAAGTTCGAGCGTTTTTTGCGCTCCTATCCTTTTCTCAAAGACGCGCTGCGTCGGGTGTACTTCCACTTCAACGGCCAACCCTTTGAAGAGCGTATGTCGCAGAAGGCCCGTACCTGCCTGCAGGCGATTTATGCTCCCTACAATCAGCGGTTGGCAGCTCTGTTGCATCGCCGCAGCTACACCAACTTGCCCGATTGGCTTGCCCCCGCCGCCACATCCTCCCAGCGGTGA
- a CDS encoding glycosyltransferase codes for MVFPCVSETFIVEQASHLRRYHPTFVVARLLREVPFDNVKLTAASLWGWQERLFWLTRQAGGRARHEALRRLPLLHAHFGRDGVYALALAEAIDIPLVVTYHGFDATASPLALWCSRGLMNYQFLLHEAALQRRAAAIIAVSDFIRERLLAKGCPPEKIIRHYIGIDTAKFTPAERPADERYILCVGRHAKRKGIDVLIEAFARIAARHPEVALVQIGAGALTGELQALARRLGVAGRVRFLGAQPHARVIEWMRGAEIFSLPSRTSRSGDSEALGIVFNEASACAVPVVSTRHGGIPEAILDGETGLLAPEGDAVALAEKLDILLADRGLGRRLGLRGREFVCEQFDIDTQTAKLEAVYDRFAA; via the coding sequence ATGGTCTTCCCGTGCGTCTCGGAGACTTTTATCGTCGAGCAGGCGAGCCATCTGCGGCGCTACCACCCCACCTTCGTGGTCGCCAGGCTGCTCCGGGAGGTGCCCTTCGACAACGTCAAACTGACGGCGGCAAGCCTATGGGGATGGCAGGAGCGGCTTTTTTGGCTGACGCGCCAGGCGGGGGGGCGCGCGCGCCACGAGGCCCTCAGGCGCCTGCCGCTGCTGCACGCCCACTTCGGGCGCGACGGGGTCTACGCCCTGGCCCTCGCCGAGGCGATCGACATCCCGCTGGTGGTCACCTACCACGGCTTCGACGCCACCGCTTCGCCTCTGGCGCTGTGGTGCTCGCGCGGGCTGATGAATTACCAGTTTTTGCTGCACGAGGCGGCCCTGCAGCGCCGAGCCGCCGCGATCATTGCCGTCTCCGACTTCATTCGCGAGCGGTTGCTCGCCAAAGGCTGCCCGCCCGAGAAGATCATCCGCCACTACATCGGCATCGACACCGCCAAGTTCACCCCCGCCGAACGACCGGCCGATGAGCGCTATATTCTCTGCGTCGGCCGCCACGCCAAGCGCAAAGGGATCGATGTGCTCATCGAGGCGTTCGCCCGCATTGCCGCGCGCCATCCGGAGGTGGCGCTGGTGCAGATCGGCGCTGGGGCGCTCACCGGCGAATTGCAGGCGCTTGCCCGGCGGCTGGGGGTGGCCGGTCGGGTGCGCTTTTTGGGAGCCCAGCCCCACGCCCGGGTGATCGAATGGATGCGCGGGGCGGAAATCTTTTCGCTGCCCAGCCGCACCTCCCGAAGCGGCGACAGCGAAGCGCTGGGCATCGTCTTCAACGAAGCCTCCGCCTGCGCGGTGCCGGTGGTCTCCACCCGCCACGGCGGCATCCCGGAGGCGATCCTGGATGGTGAGACGGGCCTGCTCGCCCCGGAAGGAGATGCCGTCGCCCTGGCAGAAAAGCTGGATATTTTGCTCGCGGACCGCGGCCTCGGCCGACGTCTGGGCCTGCGGGGGCGGGAGTTCGTGTGCGAACAGTTCGACATCGACACCCAGACCGCCAAGCTTGAAGCTGTCTACGACCGGTTTGCCGCCTGA
- a CDS encoding glycosyltransferase family 4 protein: MRRPIWTIFYQFDPWGTSIGGIQTAIRACIRYAPEVFDLRLVGTAGDDRHPVGQWRDGELDGRQLRFLPLFVSGDDNVRRKIPTTLTYTAALLGKRIEGDFLHFHRLEPALAARGWSGEKTYFVHNDVRAQMLTSERKDALLWQRFPSGYFALERQILGDFDQILSCNSESTTFYRERYPRLAGRIHTFRYMLDTSLYHPPTPGEELAQRRALAAQMGLEPETRFLLFAGRLHAQKDPLLLLRAVQELDEPGVHLLMAGAGELETEIRRTVGALGLADRVSLLGPVPRERMAVLHRASTLVVLSSVYEGLPLVVLEALSSGKPVVSTASGDTPRILVSGSGLISRERTPTALADALRTVLHHPSAFPAERCLEAARPYQARTVVGELANEMLARFQTRRTVGAA; the protein is encoded by the coding sequence ATGAGACGACCGATCTGGACCATTTTTTATCAGTTCGACCCGTGGGGTACCAGTATCGGCGGTATCCAGACCGCCATCCGCGCCTGCATCCGCTACGCCCCCGAGGTATTTGATCTGAGGCTGGTGGGTACCGCCGGCGATGATCGCCATCCAGTCGGTCAGTGGCGCGACGGCGAACTCGACGGGCGCCAGTTGCGGTTTTTGCCGCTGTTTGTGAGCGGCGACGACAACGTGCGCCGCAAGATCCCGACGACGCTTACCTACACCGCCGCCCTGCTGGGTAAGCGCATCGAAGGCGACTTTCTGCACTTTCATCGCCTGGAGCCGGCCCTGGCGGCCCGGGGCTGGAGCGGCGAGAAGACCTATTTTGTCCACAACGACGTGCGCGCCCAGATGCTCACCAGCGAGCGCAAGGACGCCTTACTGTGGCAGCGCTTCCCGAGCGGCTACTTCGCCCTCGAACGGCAGATCCTGGGGGATTTCGATCAGATCCTCTCGTGCAACAGCGAGTCGACGACGTTCTACCGCGAGCGCTACCCGCGGCTGGCCGGGCGCATCCACACCTTCCGCTATATGCTCGACACTTCGCTGTACCACCCGCCGACTCCCGGGGAGGAGCTGGCCCAAAGGCGGGCTCTGGCCGCCCAGATGGGCCTGGAGCCGGAGACGCGCTTTTTACTGTTCGCGGGCCGCCTGCACGCCCAAAAAGATCCGCTGCTGCTGCTGCGGGCGGTGCAGGAACTGGACGAACCCGGGGTGCACCTACTGATGGCGGGGGCGGGGGAGTTGGAAACGGAGATCCGCCGCACCGTCGGCGCATTGGGATTGGCAGACCGGGTGAGCTTGCTCGGGCCGGTGCCCCGCGAGCGCATGGCGGTTCTGCACCGCGCGAGCACGCTTGTGGTGCTCTCGAGTGTCTACGAGGGCCTGCCCCTGGTCGTGCTGGAGGCGCTTTCCTCCGGCAAGCCCGTGGTCAGCACCGCCAGCGGCGACACCCCCCGGATTCTCGTCTCCGGCAGCGGCCTGATTAGCCGGGAGCGGACCCCCACGGCCCTTGCCGACGCCCTGCGCACCGTGCTGCACCATCCGAGCGCCTTCCCGGCCGAGCGCTGTCTGGAGGCGGCCCGACCCTACCAGGCGCGCACCGTCGTCGGTGAACTGGCAAACGAAATGCTCGCCCGCTTTCAAACGCGCCGCACCGTCGGCGCCGCCTAA
- a CDS encoding ABC transporter ATP-binding protein, with protein MVKFLPKLNLRRFETPRLLFRGVDRRPLYLGIGSMFLSSLFDGLTIALLIPFLKLVLGEIDTFTLPDLGWTASLNQWLQAQGKDTTVGLCTIVLVCSLCLKAYFFFTAKEQTTGYEEAATHALRRRLFTNYLYAPTRFYDTTKLGTITNNLQMEVVYVGNTLGYASVCMISVLTLLAYIATLLVVSWKLTLVIVVLISVIAYAMSLYLRSLRKYGDRVIELGRVLSVRILETLSGIRVVKAFGTEKFEQERFSAFSNEYRTARMELRAKQHVVEPLTELATLGSGMLILAGAYVFLIQQGLLNTAELMLFMLVLIRSVPVTRRINNARGYILENLSAFAKVAEGLRLAEQFPPATGHLPFEGLARAIRFRQVGFSYNGRSEVLRDFDLEVPQGQTVALVGSSGAGKSTVASLLPRFYEVTSGSIEIDGLDIRELDPISLRHHIGIVSQDTYIFNATVFENIAYGLPEATPEQVREAALLANAHEFIQHLPEGYQTFVGDRGVQLSGGQRQRLSIARTLLRNPEILILDEATSALDSQSEALVQEAIERLRFNRTVIVIAHRLSTVRNADKIVVMEKGRIVEAGEHAQLLAQRGAYWSFHNLQTVAR; from the coding sequence ATGGTGAAGTTCCTGCCCAAGTTGAACCTGCGCCGCTTCGAGACGCCGCGGCTGTTGTTTCGGGGAGTCGATCGCCGGCCTCTGTACCTGGGCATCGGCTCGATGTTCCTCTCTTCGCTGTTTGACGGGTTGACCATTGCGCTGTTGATCCCGTTTTTGAAGCTGGTGCTGGGGGAGATCGACACCTTCACCCTGCCGGATCTTGGTTGGACGGCATCTTTGAACCAGTGGCTGCAGGCGCAGGGCAAAGACACGACCGTCGGCCTGTGCACCATCGTCCTGGTATGTTCGCTGTGCCTGAAGGCTTACTTTTTCTTCACCGCCAAGGAGCAAACCACCGGCTACGAAGAGGCGGCTACCCACGCGCTGCGCAGGCGGCTGTTCACCAACTACCTCTACGCGCCGACCCGCTTTTACGACACGACCAAACTCGGCACCATCACCAACAATTTGCAAATGGAGGTGGTCTATGTCGGCAACACGCTGGGCTACGCCTCGGTGTGCATGATCAGCGTCCTGACGCTGCTGGCCTATATCGCCACGCTGCTGGTCGTCTCCTGGAAGCTGACGCTGGTGATTGTAGTGTTGATCTCAGTCATTGCTTACGCGATGTCTTTGTACCTGCGCTCGCTGCGCAAGTACGGCGATCGGGTCATCGAACTCGGGCGCGTGCTGAGTGTGCGCATTCTCGAAACCCTCTCGGGTATCCGCGTCGTCAAGGCCTTCGGCACCGAAAAATTCGAACAGGAGCGCTTCTCGGCATTTTCCAACGAGTACCGCACCGCCCGTATGGAGCTGCGGGCCAAGCAGCACGTCGTCGAACCGCTGACAGAACTGGCCACCCTCGGTAGCGGCATGCTCATCCTGGCGGGTGCCTACGTGTTTCTCATCCAGCAGGGCTTGCTCAATACGGCCGAATTGATGCTCTTTATGCTGGTGCTCATCCGCAGCGTGCCGGTCACCCGGCGCATCAACAACGCCCGCGGCTATATCCTGGAGAACCTTTCAGCCTTTGCCAAAGTGGCCGAGGGGCTGAGGCTCGCCGAGCAGTTCCCGCCGGCCACGGGCCACCTGCCCTTCGAGGGGCTGGCGCGGGCGATCCGTTTTCGCCAGGTGGGCTTCTCCTACAACGGCCGCTCCGAGGTCTTGCGCGACTTCGACCTGGAAGTGCCCCAGGGGCAGACCGTGGCGCTGGTGGGTTCTTCGGGGGCGGGCAAATCCACCGTCGCGTCCCTGCTGCCGCGCTTTTACGAGGTGACCAGCGGATCGATCGAAATCGACGGGCTCGACATCCGCGAACTCGACCCCATCTCGCTTAGGCACCATATCGGCATTGTCAGCCAGGACACTTACATATTCAATGCGACCGTCTTCGAGAACATCGCCTACGGTCTGCCCGAAGCGACGCCGGAGCAAGTGCGCGAAGCGGCGCTGTTGGCCAACGCCCACGAATTTATTCAGCACCTGCCCGAGGGTTACCAGACTTTCGTGGGGGATCGGGGCGTGCAGTTGTCCGGCGGCCAGCGCCAGCGCCTGTCGATCGCCCGCACGCTGCTTCGAAATCCGGAAATCTTGATTCTCGACGAGGCGACCTCGGCTCTCGACTCGCAGTCGGAGGCGCTTGTGCAGGAAGCCATCGAGCGGCTGCGCTTCAATCGCACGGTGATCGTCATTGCCCACCGCCTCTCGACGGTCCGCAACGCCGACAAAATCGTCGTCATGGAAAAAGGCCGCATCGTCGAGGCGGGCGAGCACGCCCAATTGCTTGCCCAGCGGGGGGCCTACTGGTCCTTTCACAATCTGCAGACTGTCGCACGATAA
- a CDS encoding glycosyltransferase family 2 protein: MTRIHALCLARNEGDVIAQTLLHASRFCHRIYVWDNGSEDDTWEQVKRVESAVIVPYRREGSPFHFGLRAQMFADIRPTCQPGDWIFVLDADEFLAESPRRAIAAAEREGARQINTLQYNFIFTDTDLALWKAGDDSRGLPVQQRRRYYRFSNIEQRLFRVDDALVWPTGVDAARPRGYAMPPKLKKCSRRLANCHYQYRDPEQMQLRLATRLAARAANRHNFQHYRNIDENFDWMRFVEPSADCHYYRGDGRFKITLAERARLFRRYFGHHTFFRFDFLA, from the coding sequence ATGACCCGCATCCACGCCCTCTGTCTGGCGCGCAATGAAGGCGATGTGATCGCCCAGACCCTGCTCCACGCGAGCCGCTTCTGTCACCGCATCTACGTGTGGGATAACGGCAGCGAAGACGACACCTGGGAGCAGGTAAAACGCGTCGAATCGGCGGTGATCGTTCCCTACCGGCGCGAGGGTTCGCCCTTTCACTTCGGGCTGCGCGCCCAGATGTTCGCCGACATCCGGCCCACCTGTCAGCCGGGCGATTGGATCTTCGTCCTCGATGCCGACGAGTTTCTGGCCGAAAGTCCCAGGCGGGCAATCGCCGCCGCCGAGCGCGAGGGCGCCCGCCAGATCAACACCCTGCAGTACAACTTCATCTTCACCGACACCGATCTGGCCCTCTGGAAAGCGGGCGACGACTCGCGCGGACTGCCCGTCCAGCAGCGCCGCCGCTACTACCGCTTCTCCAATATCGAGCAGCGCCTGTTTCGCGTCGACGACGCCCTCGTCTGGCCGACCGGCGTCGATGCCGCACGGCCGCGCGGCTATGCGATGCCGCCCAAACTCAAAAAATGCTCGCGCCGGCTCGCCAACTGCCACTACCAGTACCGCGATCCCGAACAGATGCAGCTGCGGCTTGCCACCCGCCTGGCGGCGCGCGCCGCCAACCGCCACAACTTCCAGCACTACCGCAACATCGACGAAAACTTTGACTGGATGCGCTTTGTCGAACCGAGCGCGGACTGCCACTACTACCGGGGCGACGGGCGCTTCAAGATTACCCTCGCCGAGCGCGCCAGGCTCTTTCGGCGCTATTTTGGCCACCACACCTTCTTCCGCTTCGACTTTCTGGCCTAA
- a CDS encoding glycosyltransferase family 4 protein, giving the protein MKIAVIGSKGLPAAQGGIERHCEEIYARLVRLGHAVDIYARSTYTRPAAAGHYECQGVRVFPLPGVPVKGFDALWTSALGTLWACLRRYDIVHFHAVGPALFSALPRLLSPARVVVTCHGLDWQRSKWSRAASALLHQGERNGVHFAHELIVVSQELQSYFAATYGRTPVYIPNAAASICESDPDFPFVASLGLCPGRYLLFVGRLVPEKRPDLLIEAFKALKPEGWQLVIVGGSSDTGAYAAELARLGEGGGVHFCGQLGGANLAEMIRGAGLFVLPSDLEGLPLVMLEAMQECVPVVASDLPVHQQLTYGGRGLLFAAGDAEACRNSLQWAIEHPQQLAAMARSARRYVRIHHDWDRIAEQTLQVYRTLLERTRPDPLQLSVQTDSPSALNK; this is encoded by the coding sequence ATGAAAATCGCCGTCATCGGTTCGAAGGGCCTGCCCGCCGCCCAAGGCGGTATCGAGCGCCACTGCGAAGAAATTTACGCGCGGCTGGTGCGGCTCGGCCACGCGGTGGATATCTACGCCCGTTCCACCTACACCCGCCCGGCCGCCGCCGGCCACTACGAGTGCCAGGGGGTGCGGGTGTTTCCTCTACCCGGGGTGCCCGTCAAGGGGTTCGACGCCCTGTGGACCTCGGCGTTGGGAACGCTCTGGGCCTGTCTGCGCCGCTACGACATCGTCCACTTCCATGCCGTCGGCCCGGCCCTATTTAGTGCTCTGCCCCGTTTGCTCTCACCGGCGCGGGTGGTGGTCACCTGCCACGGCCTCGACTGGCAGCGCTCCAAGTGGAGCCGCGCGGCCAGCGCTTTGTTGCACCAGGGGGAGCGCAACGGCGTGCACTTTGCCCACGAGCTGATTGTCGTCTCCCAGGAACTGCAGTCGTACTTTGCCGCCACCTACGGCCGCACACCGGTGTACATCCCCAACGCCGCCGCCAGCATCTGCGAGTCCGACCCGGATTTTCCGTTTGTCGCTTCGCTGGGCCTGTGCCCGGGGCGCTACTTGCTGTTCGTGGGGCGGCTGGTGCCCGAGAAGCGGCCCGACCTGCTCATCGAAGCGTTCAAAGCGCTCAAGCCGGAGGGATGGCAGCTGGTGATCGTGGGCGGCAGCAGCGACACCGGCGCCTACGCCGCCGAATTGGCCCGCCTGGGCGAGGGCGGGGGGGTGCATTTTTGCGGCCAGTTGGGGGGGGCGAATCTGGCGGAGATGATCCGCGGGGCGGGGCTTTTTGTGCTGCCTTCGGATCTGGAGGGGCTGCCGCTGGTGATGCTCGAGGCGATGCAGGAGTGCGTGCCCGTCGTCGCCAGCGACCTGCCGGTCCACCAACAGCTCACCTACGGCGGCCGGGGCCTGCTCTTTGCGGCCGGGGACGCCGAAGCCTGCCGCAACAGCCTGCAGTGGGCCATCGAGCACCCCCAGCAACTGGCGGCCATGGCCCGCAGCGCCCGGCGCTACGTGCGCATCCACCACGATTGGGATCGCATCGCCGAGCAGACGCTGCAGGTTTACCGGACGCTGCTGGAGCGCACCCGGCCGGATCCGCTCCAACTGTCGGTCCAGACCGACTCGCCGTCCGCTCTGAACAAATAG